Part of the Pseudomonas abietaniphila genome is shown below.
ACTTTCGACAGATCGGTGGCGGTGGTGACCGTTTCGGCTTCCCCGCCCGCCGCGACGCCATCCAGCGCGTGGCGTGGCAAGCCGCCATCCCAGCCGCCCGATTGCAGGGGATCGAGGTTGGCCCACAGCGCATTGCCGCTGTCGCGCAGGGCCTGGGCCTTGGCGCTGTCGAGCATGTCCAGGGGTGGGGTCGGCGGACGTTGTCCGACGGTGCTTTCCATGCCGCCGATCCAGAAGGGATAACCCGGGTTTTTCAATGAACCGTCGGCGTTGCGGTTGGCTTCGCTGCGGTCGACCAGGGCCACAGAACCGATGACCGCCTGACCACCCTCACCCGAGTGGCTGGCATCGTCGCCGCCCTGATCATCGTCGTCATCGCCATCATCGTCGTTGGCGGCCACCAACTCACCGAGTTTGGGCACCACGGCAACTTTGCCGGGCATGGGGGCCATGGCCTTGCCGGGCAGGGGCACGATGGCCGGTATTGGTGTGCCCGCTACGATTTCACCGTCCGGCAATGCGCGGGCACCCGCCGCCGGTTTACCGCTGCGCAAGGCAAACGGAGTGGTGTGGAACCCGTCGTTACTGGCCTGAGACACCTCAAGCCGGGTTCCTTCCTCGAATACGTCATGGATACGCCACATGGTCCACATGCCCTGGGCAAAGTGCGGATAGAAGTGACAGTGATAGATCGCATCGCCCGACACCCGGTTGCGGTTGCCCGAACCGCCGTTGGCGATTTCATAGGTATAGCCGCTGCCCGGACCGATGCCTTGGGCATCCATGTAATCGGAGTTGTCGTCGTTGGGGTTGAACAGCCACTGGTGTCCATGCAGGTGGAAGATGTGCTGTTCCTTGCCGTTATGGGTGTTGCGGATCTTCACCAGATCGCCGATGTAGCTGTGGTTGACGTTCGACGGTTCGGACGGATACAGCGCCATGCTCGCCTTGATGCCTGTCGCATCCCTGGGCGGTACCTGGCCGGGCAGGATCTGCTCAAGGCCGACGTTGGCTGGCACGTCCACCAGCATGCCGATGTCCCCCACGGTGTGGGAGCTGAGGAAGAACTCTTCATAGGCGCACGACAGGCAGTCGTGCATCGGCCCGACGCCCAGACGGTTGGCGATCACTTCAGCGCCGATACCGCCTGAGCCGTAGTTGATCATGAACGCGTCGCGGGTCGGTTCGAGCATGCGCCCGAACACGGGGTCGGCAAAGTAACCGGGGAACGCCTGGGTCACGGCGGATTCGTCGTTGAACACGGCAGCGAAATCGCGGAACGGTTCCAGTCGGTTGGGTACGGCCGGGTTGCGCTTGCCGATGCTTTCCAGCGGATAGGTGGAAGGCGGGAAGCTGCCATCCGGGTTGGGCCCCATCACAATGGCGTCGGTTTCGCTGTTGATGATCTCGTTGCCGTTGACCATGTTGACGATCGGCAGCCCCGCCTTGCCTTCGGTGATCCAGGGCTGGCGCTGCGGGTAGCGGGCTTCATAGTCGACGATGGGCTGACCGGTCGGCGCGCGGCCGACGCTGGCCAGGCGCATCTCCTCTTCGCTCAGGGTGTTGCGGTACATGCGCCCACCTTTAGGCACCACCACGACCTGGGCGAACAAGCCGTTGGCCATGTTGCCGGACGTGCCCTCCCCGCCGAAGGTTGCCGCCTGGCTGCTGGCACTGAAGGCGCCTTCACGCTCGGCGTACAAGGTATAGGAGCGCGTTGCGCCGGGAGCCAACAGGAAATTACCGTTGCGCCCGACGTTGGACGAGATGTCCGCAATGCTGTTGACCGCTTGCATGCCATTGACCGAGAAACCTACATAGCGCTCGCTGACCTGGTCGTTCACCACGAACTCGCCCGGCATGTTGGCGGCCGGGGTCTGGGCTTCGTCTTCGCCTTCCGGCACCTCCGGCCCTTCCATCTCGCTGTTCGGGTTGGCTTGCAGCGCCAGAAGGTTCTGCAAGGTGACGGTCAGACAATCCCCCGCCGCCACGCGTAACACCATCGGCCGCGGGCGTTTGTCGGGACGCAACGTCACCTTGCCGGGCACCGCAGCACCGCCTTTGGTGAGCAGGACGTTGTTTTCGTCGACCACATCACTGCGCAGGGCGTAGATCATGCCGTTGGCGTTTTGTGCGCCGAGCCGGTTGTACATCAGCGGTTGATCGAGTGCCACGACATTGGCGACCAGATTGCGCTCACACCGGATGGCGGCTTCGACGGTGTCCTCGACGGCGAACAAGGCACCGATCGACAGACAGAGATTGAGCAGACGGGATGGATTGGGCTTCATCGTGACGGGTCCTCCGCAACGGAAATCTCACATGACAGCGCATAACAGCCCTGAGCAACGTCCATGCCACAAAATCAAGGCTTAAAAATCAACGAGTTAGGTAACTGCGTCGTCAGAAATGGGGAAATGACAACGGTTCCGAACAACCCCCAGTCCCCGGAAGTGGGGCAATTCCCCACCTTGTTTTTTTCAGCTGAATTGCCTGAATCCCACTGTCTCCCCCACCTTTTAATCCGGACGGGAGGGCCAGTGGACCAGATGAGTCTTCACCGCCTGAACGTCAGTCTTCGCGAGCACGCTCACTTCCACAGTGGCACGTGCCCCTCGGGGTTCAATTGGCCAGTGCTGTCGAGGCATCACCCAGCAAACGGTGGTAATCACGCAGCACATCCGGCACGTAACGCTGGGTTTCGGCGAAGGGCGGGATCACGTTGCCGCGTTTGCTCACGGCTGCCGGGCCTGCGTTGTAGGCGGCCACGGCGAGCGACACGTCGTTGCCGAACATCACCATCAGTTGCTTGAGATAACGCGCGCCGCCCTGAATGTTCGCGCTCGGGTCCCAGACATTGGTCACCCCCATATCCCGTGCGGTGTCCGGCATCAACTGCATCAGCCCCGCCGCGCCCTTCACCGAGCGCGCCGAAGGGTTGTAGCCCGACTCGATGCGAATCACCGCGTGCAGCAACGCTTCGGGCAGTCCGTTGCTGGCCGCCGCCTGAGACACTTCCTGCGCATAGGGGCGTTGACTGGCGGTCATGCTTTTTTCGTCGGTGCCCGCCAAAGCGGTGCCGGCGGGTTGAAACGGGGGTTGCGACACCGGTTCGTGGAAGACGCTCTGAACGGCGCGACCGGCCCGCTTGACGTTGGAAATGATGATGTTGCCGTCGGGTCCCTTAGAGATATACACGTCGGCCTGAGCGGCCAGCGGCAGTATGCACAGCGTCAGCAATACGCCTCTGAACGTACGTTCAAAGTCCATCCGTGCCTCCTCTGGCACGCTCGCTAAAACTGGGGGTTATTCCCCACTCGCGGTGCCATGCAGGGGGTCAACGCAAAGGCTGTGCCGAACTGACACACCGCGCAAAACCCCGGTCCAGAAGCCTGCACGCAAAAGCTCAAGGCTGCGGGTGTCGGCGCGCACGGCAATTGCATAAGCCCTCCATACAACCCAGTTTGCGGAGGTTTCCATGGGGCTTTTCACCCGCTGTGCGCCGTCTTCTTCCCCACGTTTTCAGCGCGGCTTCACCCTGCTCGAATTGCTGGTGGTACTGGTGGTTCTGGGTCTGCTGGCTGGCATCGTGGCCCCCAAATACTTCAGTCAGCTGGGTCGCTCCCAGGCCAAGGTGGCCAGGGCGCAGATCGAGGGGCTGTCCAAGGCCCTGGACCTGTACCGGCTGGAGGTCGGCCATTACCCTTCCTCCGAACAAGGCTTGCAGGCCCTGGTCGCTGCCCCGCCGGAGGAAACCCGCTGGACCGGGCCGTATCTGCAGAAAAACGTGCCGCAGGATCCGTGGGGCCGGAATTACATCTACCGCTATCCCGGTGAAAACGGTGAGTACGACCTGCTCTCCATGGGCAAGGACGGTCAGCCCGGTGGCGAAGGCGAAGACGCCGAAATCACCAGTTGGCAGTGACAGCCATGAAATTTCTGATCAAGGCGGTGGGCAAACGCGGCGAAGTCCTGTCCCTGGCCATGGACGCCGACAATTCGATCGATGCGCAAAGTCTGGCGGAAGCGCAAGGCATGCGCGTCCTCAATGTCCGTGCCGAGTCGCGCTGGGTGATTCGTGGCTTTCGCAAACCTGAACATTTCAATCTGGTGCTGTTCAGTCAGGAACTGACCACCCTGCTCAACGCCGGCCTGCCGCTGATCGATGCGCTGGAAAGCCTGGCGGAGAAAGAAACCGCGCCTCAGGCACGCAAGACCCTCTGTGGTCTGGTGCGCCTGTTATACGAAGGCAAATCGTTCTCCCAGGCGCTGACCCAGTTCCCGGCGGTGTTCCCCACGCTGTATGTGGCGCTGGTGCAATCCAGCGAAAAGACCGGCGCGGTGGGCGAGGCACTGGGGCGGTACGTGTCCTACCGCAAGCGCATGGACGAAGTGCGCCAGCGCATCGTCAGCGCCTCGGTCTATCCGATGCTGTTGTTGATCGTCGGCGGCGCCGTGGTGCTGTTCCTGATGGGCTATGTGGTCCCGCGTTTCAGCCTGGTATTCGAAGGACTGGGTTCCAACCTGCCCTGGCTGTCGCGGGTCCTGATGGAAACGGGGATGTTCCTGCACGCTCACCAGATGGACTTTGCCATCGGTTTCGTGGCCTTCGTGCTGGGTTCGGTGATCCTGGTCCGCCAGCGACGATTTCGTCTGGGGTTCAACCGGGCCATCGAGCGGATACCCACGGTCTATCAGCGGGTGTTCATGTACGAGCTTGCGCGCTTCTACCGTTCGCTGGGCATTCTGCTGCAAGGCGGGATTCCGATCCTCACGGCCATGGGCATGGTGCGCAACCTGCTCGGCAGCGCTTCACAGCTGCGCCTGGACGCCGCCAGCGAGCGTATCCGCGAAGGTCAGGCGCTGTCCGTCGCACTGGAGCAGAACAGCCTCTCCACCCCGGTGTCGCTGCGCATGCTTCGCGCGGGCGAACAGTCCGGTAACCTGGGACAGATGATGGAACGCACCGCCGACTTCTACGACGAAGAGATCAGTCGCTGGATCGAGTGGTTCGTGCGCCTGTTCGAGCCCCTGCTGATGACCTTCATCGGATTGTTGATCGGCTTGATCGTGATCCTGATGTACATCCCGATCTTTGAGTTGGCGTCGAGCATTCATTGAATGGACCACGGATGGAGACTGTGTTGGAGGCCCCTTCGCGCAAGCAAAAAAAACGCCACGGCGAACCCTGGCGTTTTTTTGTCAACGACTGCTGTTCAAAGGATCAGCAGCACTTCGGACCGGCCTTGCCGCCGTAACGGGCGTCCTGACGTTCGCGGAAGAACGCTTCGTAGGACATCACCGGCTGGTCCGGGTGAGTCTTCTGCATGTGCTCGACGTAGTTGTCGTAGTCAGGCATGCCCACCATCAGGCGGGCCGCCTGCCCGAGGTATTTGCCGAGGCGACTCAGGTCATTGAACATCAGCGTGCTTCCGGCATCGCCTGGAACGGTGCTTCCTTGTCACTGCGCTCCTTCTTGACCCATGCCGCGCGGCCGACTTTCACCGCGTAGAACAGGATGCTGAGGACCACGAACAGGAACAGGGTGGTCAGCGCCGCGTTGGTGTACGCGTTGAAGATCACGTGCTGCATCTGATCGACGGTTTTGGCAGGGGCCAGGATCTGACCGGCTTCAGCTGCCGTGCTGTATTTCTTCGCCAGCGCCAGGAAGCCAACGGCCGGGCTGGGGTCGAACAGCTTGATGAAGCCCGCGGTCACGGTGCAGATCAGCAGCCACGACGCGGGCAGGATGGTGACCCACACGTACTGCTGACGTTTCATCTTGATCAGGACCACGGTCGCCAGCATCAGCGCGATACCCGCCAGCATCTGGTTGGAGATACCGAACAGCGGCCACAGCGTGTTGATGCCGCCCAGCGGATCGATCACGCCTTGATACAGCAGATAACCCCACAGCGCCACGCAACCACCGGTGCCAATCACGTTGGCGGTCCAGGACTCGGTGCGTTTGAGCGCGGGTACGAAGCTGCCCAGCAAATCTTGCAGCATGAAGCGACCGGCACGGGTACCGGCGTCAACCGCGGTCAGGATGAACAGCGCTTCGAACAGGATCGCGAAGTGGTACCAGAACGCCATGGTGTTCTGACCCGGCAGCACTTGGTGCAGGATCTGCGCGATACCGACCGCCAAGGTGGGTGCGCCACCGGCGCGGGCCAGCACGGTGTTTTCACCGATGTCTTTGGCCACCGCAGTCAGTGCTTCTGGAGTGATCGCAAAGCCCCAACCGGTGATGGTCTGAGCCACGGCAACCACGTCACCGCCGACCACTGCCGCCGGGCTGTTCATGGCGAAGTAAACGCCTGGATCGATGACCGAGGCGGCAACCATGGCCATGATCGCCACGAAGGACTCCATCAGCATGCCGCCGTAACCGATGTAACGGGCGTTCTTCTCGTTATCCAGCAGTTTTGGCGTAGTGCCGGAGGAGATCAGTGCGTGGAAACCCGACACCGCACCGCAAGCGATGGTGATGAACAGGAACGGGAACAGCGCGCCTTTCCAGACCGGACCGGTGCCGTCGGTGAACTGGGTCAGGGCCGGCATTTTCAGCTCGGGCGCCAGAATCAGAATGCCAATCGCCAGGGCGACGATGGTGCCGATTTTCAGGAAGGTCGACAGGTAGTCACGGGGAGCCAGCAGCAGCCAGACCGGCAGCATCGCGGCCACGAAGCCGTAACCGACCAGCATCCAGGTGATCTGCACACCGGTGAAGGTGAAGGCATGCGCCCACTCAGGGCTTGCCGCGACCTGACCACCGGCCCAGATCGACAGCAGCAAGAGCACAACGCCGATGATCGAAATCTCGCCGATACGACCCGGACGGATGTAGCGCATATACACGCCCATGAACATCGCGATCGGGATGGTCGCCAGCACGGTGAACATGCCCCATGGGCTTTCAGCCAGCGCTTTAACGACGATCAGCGCCAGCACTGCGAGGATGATGATCATGATCAGGAAGCAGCCGAACAAGGCGATGGTGCCTGGCACGCGGCCCATTTCCTCACGGACCATGTCGCCCAGCGAACGGCCGTTACGGCGGGTGGACAGGAACAGGATCATGAAGTCCTGAACCGCGCCGGCCAGCACTACACCGGCGATCAGCCACAGGGTGCCGGGCAGGTAGCCCATCTGCGCTGCCAGAACCGGGCCGACGAGCGGACCTGCGCCAGCGATGGCCGCGAAGTGGTGGCCGAACAGAATGTGTTTGTTGGTCGGAACGTAATCAAGGCCGTCATTGTTGATCACCGCAGGCGTGGCCCGGGTCGGATCGAGTTGCATGACGTGATTGGCGATGAACAGGCTGTAGTAGCGGTACGCAACCAGATAGATGGCCACGGCAGCGACGACAATCCAGAGAGCGTTGATGGCTTCGCCGCGGCGCAGCGCGACGACACCCAAGGCGCATGCCCCAAGGGCAGCGACGGCGAACCAACCCAGATGTTTGGTCAGTCGGGTCATTGTGGGTCTCCTGCCGAAGCTCATGGCTTGCGGCGTAATTGTTATTGTGTGCACCGGGATAACGGAGCGTCGCCACTATCCCCGCTGCTGTCACCCAGATAAATTCGTATTACTACGGGATCAACTGCGTAGTACTACGCAGACACGCCTGCACATACCTGACGCGGCTCTCGGCGCGGCGGGCTGCTGTGGGAGCGAATTCATTCGCGAAAGATGTTCCAGGCAACGCAGATGTTCGTGCTGTAATGCGCCCTACAACAACACCCCGCCCCGCCGGACATCACCACCATGCAACTCAAACACAAGATCGTCGCCCTTGGCATTTTGCCGCTGATCCTGGCCGTGTCGGTGATCTGCGCGTTGGTCATCGTGCAGAATCAGCGCCTGGGCGAGCAGCAAGCGCAGTTGATCGAAGACAGCATCCTGGCCAGCAAGCGCGCCGAACTGAAAAACTACGTAGAACTGGCCATGAGCGCCCTGGCACCGATCTACGACAGCGGGCGCAACGACGAGCAGACCAAACAGCAGGTGCTCGAAGAGTTGTCCAAGCTGAGCTTCGGCATCGACGGCTATTTCTTCGTATACGACCAGAGCGGCCGCAACCTGATGCACCCGCGCCAGGCGGCGCTGGTGGGCAAGGACTTGTGGAACATGACCGACCCGCAAGGGCTGCTGGTGATCCGCGCGTTGCTGCAAAGCGCGGAATCCGGTGATGGCTTCCAGCACTACGCCTGGGAAAAACCCTCCACCGGCCAGGTCACCGGCAAACTCGCCCACGTCGTCATGCTCAAGCGCTGGGGCTGGATGCTGGGCACCGGCATCTACCTGGAGGACGTCGAGCGCGCCACGCAACAGGCACGACAGGAAGTGGCGCGCGGTATCTACGCCACCATGCTCGATATCGGCGCTGTGGCCCTGATCGCGGTGCTGCTGGTCTTCGTCTGCGGTGTCACGCTCAACGCCAGCGAACACCGCCTCGCCGACCGCAAGCTGCAGATGCTCAACCAGCGCATCATGAATTTGCAGGAAGAAGAACGTTCCCGGCTGTCGCGAGAACTGCACGACGGCATCAGCCAGGTCCTGGTGTCGATCAAGTTCCAGTTCGAACTGGCCGGGCTGCAACTGGAAGGCAATGACCAGCGCGGCCTGGACACCCTGCGTCACGGCACCGAACGTCTCGGCGAGGCTATCGGTGAAATCCGCACCATTTCCCACGACCTGCGCCCTTCCCTGCTCGACACCCTGGGCCTGGCCGCCGCCGTCACGCAATTGGTGGCTGAATTCGAGCAACAGACCGGCCTGACGATTCATTACACCCACAACCTGAGCAACCTGAAACTCGCCGAAGGTGCGCCGGTGGCGCTGTTCCGGATTCTTCAGGAAGCGCTGACCAACATCGAGCGCCACGCCCATGCACAGAACGTCTACATCGACCTGCAAGGCACCCGCAAACAGGTGCAATTGACCGTTCGCGACGACGGCGTCGGCTTTCGGGTCGATGTCGCCAACCTGCAAGAGATACAGGGCGGCATCGGATTGCGTAATATCCGCGAGCGCGTCGAACACTTCCACGGCCAACTGAACCTGTACTCCGCGCCGGGCCATAGCGAGTTGACGGTCACCATGCCGGTGAGCGTCGCCGCGTGAACACCTTCTTCAGAACAGGAACCCTACCGCGATCATGAGCGCCAGCCAGACCATCCGTATTGCCCTGGTCGATGACCATTCTCTGGTCCGCGATGGCGTGCGCGCGCTGCTGTCCACTCGTCCCCTGTTCGAGGTGGTCGGCGAAGCGGAAAACGCTGCGCAGGCCCTGACGATGTGCGAGTCCCTCAAGCCGGACATCCTGCTGGTGGACATCGGCCTGCAGGACATGAACGGGCTGGAGCTGACCCAATTGATTCGCCAACGCTGCCCGGCGATCAAGATTCTGATCCTGAGCATGTATGACAATCAGGAATACGTTGCCACCTCGATCCGGGCGGGCGCCAGCGGTTACGTGCTGAAGAACGCCCCCTCCAGGGAGATCGTCGCGGCCATCGAAGCCATCGCCACCGGCGGCACGTTTTACAGCGCCGAGGTGACGCTGAAGCTGGTGTCGAAGAAGTCCGACGAAAACGAGCTGACACCCCGTGAAGTGCAGGTGCTCGTGGGACTGGCCAAAGGGCTGGACAACAAGACCATCGCCCGGGACCTGGCGATCAGCGTCAGGACCGTGGAAACCCACCGCCTGAGCATCCGCCGCAAGCTGAAAGTCGACAAACCGGCGGGGCTGGTGAAATACGCGATGGAGCATGGGTTGTTGTTGCCGTGATCAGTGAAGAGATCCTTCCATGTAGGAGCAGTGGCAATATTCACCCCTGCGGCAACGCCTTTTCTGCCGTTTCCTGATCCACTGGCAGCGCGAACCTGAACGTCGCCCCCTGCCCCGGCACATCAACCAACTCAATTCTGTGTCCGTGCAGTTGCAGGATCTGGTGCACGATCCTCAACCCCAGCCCGCCGTCGCGCCGCGCGCCGCCAATGTTGAACGGCCGCAGAAACAGCCCTTCGCGTAGCTCGGCGGCGATGCCGGGGCCGCTGTCGCTGACGGTGACTTCGACCTCGCGCCCTTTAGGCAACAGCGATACGCGAATTTCTCCACCGTGGGGCGTATGGCGCAAGGCGTTGTCCAGCAGGTTGGTCAACACTCGTTCGATCAACCCGAGGTCGGCGTGAACACCCGGCACGGACGGCGCGAAACTCGGCGTCAGGGTCACGGCCTTGGCTTCGGCGCTCAGCTCGAATTTCTGAAAGATGTCCTGCACCAGGTCCGTCAGCGAGAAACGCTCGACCACCGGGACCACAAAGCCATGCTCCAGTCGCACCAGTTCCAGCAATGACTGGGCGAGTCCACCGACCTTGCGGCTCTGGTCCAGCGCGATCCCCAGATACCGTCGACGCTCCTCGGGACTCAGGCTGGTGTCTTTGACCGACAGCACTTCCAGATAGCCGTGCAACGACGCCAAGGGCGTGCGCAGGTCGTGAGAAATATTGGCGACCAGCTCGCGCCGGTCCTGACTCTGGCGGGTCAAGGTCTGCCATTGCTCGCTCAACCGGTTCTGCATCTGTTTGAACGTCGCATCGAGCACGGCGATCTCGTCATGGCCCTGACGTGCGGGCGCCGCTGACGCACTCGGCAGCGGCACAGGCGCGGCGTTGATGTCGAAGCGTCCCACCGAATCGGTCAGCCGTCGCAAGG
Proteins encoded:
- a CDS encoding lytic transglycosylase domain-containing protein, with product MDFERTFRGVLLTLCILPLAAQADVYISKGPDGNIIISNVKRAGRAVQSVFHEPVSQPPFQPAGTALAGTDEKSMTASQRPYAQEVSQAAASNGLPEALLHAVIRIESGYNPSARSVKGAAGLMQLMPDTARDMGVTNVWDPSANIQGGARYLKQLMVMFGNDVSLAVAAYNAGPAAVSKRGNVIPPFAETQRYVPDVLRDYHRLLGDASTALAN
- the gspG gene encoding type II secretion system major pseudopilin GspG produces the protein MGLFTRCAPSSSPRFQRGFTLLELLVVLVVLGLLAGIVAPKYFSQLGRSQAKVARAQIEGLSKALDLYRLEVGHYPSSEQGLQALVAAPPEETRWTGPYLQKNVPQDPWGRNYIYRYPGENGEYDLLSMGKDGQPGGEGEDAEITSWQ
- a CDS encoding type II secretion system F family protein, whose amino-acid sequence is MKFLIKAVGKRGEVLSLAMDADNSIDAQSLAEAQGMRVLNVRAESRWVIRGFRKPEHFNLVLFSQELTTLLNAGLPLIDALESLAEKETAPQARKTLCGLVRLLYEGKSFSQALTQFPAVFPTLYVALVQSSEKTGAVGEALGRYVSYRKRMDEVRQRIVSASVYPMLLLIVGGAVVLFLMGYVVPRFSLVFEGLGSNLPWLSRVLMETGMFLHAHQMDFAIGFVAFVLGSVILVRQRRFRLGFNRAIERIPTVYQRVFMYELARFYRSLGILLQGGIPILTAMGMVRNLLGSASQLRLDAASERIREGQALSVALEQNSLSTPVSLRMLRAGEQSGNLGQMMERTADFYDEEISRWIEWFVRLFEPLLMTFIGLLIGLIVILMYIPIFELASSIH
- a CDS encoding YbdD/YjiX family protein, whose protein sequence is MFNDLSRLGKYLGQAARLMVGMPDYDNYVEHMQKTHPDQPVMSYEAFFRERQDARYGGKAGPKCC
- a CDS encoding carbon starvation CstA family protein, whose amino-acid sequence is MTRLTKHLGWFAVAALGACALGVVALRRGEAINALWIVVAAVAIYLVAYRYYSLFIANHVMQLDPTRATPAVINNDGLDYVPTNKHILFGHHFAAIAGAGPLVGPVLAAQMGYLPGTLWLIAGVVLAGAVQDFMILFLSTRRNGRSLGDMVREEMGRVPGTIALFGCFLIMIIILAVLALIVVKALAESPWGMFTVLATIPIAMFMGVYMRYIRPGRIGEISIIGVVLLLLSIWAGGQVAASPEWAHAFTFTGVQITWMLVGYGFVAAMLPVWLLLAPRDYLSTFLKIGTIVALAIGILILAPELKMPALTQFTDGTGPVWKGALFPFLFITIACGAVSGFHALISSGTTPKLLDNEKNARYIGYGGMLMESFVAIMAMVAASVIDPGVYFAMNSPAAVVGGDVVAVAQTITGWGFAITPEALTAVAKDIGENTVLARAGGAPTLAVGIAQILHQVLPGQNTMAFWYHFAILFEALFILTAVDAGTRAGRFMLQDLLGSFVPALKRTESWTANVIGTGGCVALWGYLLYQGVIDPLGGINTLWPLFGISNQMLAGIALMLATVVLIKMKRQQYVWVTILPASWLLICTVTAGFIKLFDPSPAVGFLALAKKYSTAAEAGQILAPAKTVDQMQHVIFNAYTNAALTTLFLFVVLSILFYAVKVGRAAWVKKERSDKEAPFQAMPEAR
- a CDS encoding cache domain-containing protein; amino-acid sequence: MQLKHKIVALGILPLILAVSVICALVIVQNQRLGEQQAQLIEDSILASKRAELKNYVELAMSALAPIYDSGRNDEQTKQQVLEELSKLSFGIDGYFFVYDQSGRNLMHPRQAALVGKDLWNMTDPQGLLVIRALLQSAESGDGFQHYAWEKPSTGQVTGKLAHVVMLKRWGWMLGTGIYLEDVERATQQARQEVARGIYATMLDIGAVALIAVLLVFVCGVTLNASEHRLADRKLQMLNQRIMNLQEEERSRLSRELHDGISQVLVSIKFQFELAGLQLEGNDQRGLDTLRHGTERLGEAIGEIRTISHDLRPSLLDTLGLAAAVTQLVAEFEQQTGLTIHYTHNLSNLKLAEGAPVALFRILQEALTNIERHAHAQNVYIDLQGTRKQVQLTVRDDGVGFRVDVANLQEIQGGIGLRNIRERVEHFHGQLNLYSAPGHSELTVTMPVSVAA
- a CDS encoding response regulator transcription factor, with amino-acid sequence MSASQTIRIALVDDHSLVRDGVRALLSTRPLFEVVGEAENAAQALTMCESLKPDILLVDIGLQDMNGLELTQLIRQRCPAIKILILSMYDNQEYVATSIRAGASGYVLKNAPSREIVAAIEAIATGGTFYSAEVTLKLVSKKSDENELTPREVQVLVGLAKGLDNKTIARDLAISVRTVETHRLSIRRKLKVDKPAGLVKYAMEHGLLLP
- a CDS encoding sensor histidine kinase; the encoded protein is MKMTLTQRLSLVFALLLLICCGTSVWLQVRSNKMHELEVVQGLSRDLAQHIARDTQLMDANGLKPDAVRELFSQLMLVNPSVEVYLLDMDGKIVGDAAPKDRILRDRVNLEPVRQLLSGAPLPILGDDPRSLDARKVFSAAPLMVMGKPSGFLYVVLLGEAHDRFAERGATSEALNTALWSIGLIALLCLFAGLAAFGLITRPLRRLTDSVGRFDINAAPVPLPSASAAPARQGHDEIAVLDATFKQMQNRLSEQWQTLTRQSQDRRELVANISHDLRTPLASLHGYLEVLSVKDTSLSPEERRRYLGIALDQSRKVGGLAQSLLELVRLEHGFVVPVVERFSLTDLVQDIFQKFELSAEAKAVTLTPSFAPSVPGVHADLGLIERVLTNLLDNALRHTPHGGEIRVSLLPKGREVEVTVSDSGPGIAAELREGLFLRPFNIGGARRDGGLGLRIVHQILQLHGHRIELVDVPGQGATFRFALPVDQETAEKALPQG